In a genomic window of Roseiflexus castenholzii DSM 13941:
- a CDS encoding SPFH domain-containing protein, translating into MIEFATAAFVTFIVCLIAVPTFLGLLRAFGWYAIVEEGTCHVYVLFGNVVGVLREPGLYFLPINLGLAAFLVNWLGRRYVIDMRLDQKYLRSQPVNSEEGAPMGVGIWYEYKINDPIAYLFKNADPDGSLAANVSNAVVRTLSNLPLAEMLENRHAMSRTVRDEVSPKSAEWGYQLGSVYIRKVHFRDIGMIQQIEEKVVNRLRQVTAAIKQDGANQVNIITSTAERQAAIEFAKAQAIRPQIVGTALNQIAADPDVASALFEILELQNITEGRASVTLIPPARPLLQQMMAATPAGNSQPGRQIR; encoded by the coding sequence ATGATCGAGTTCGCCACTGCCGCCTTTGTGACGTTTATCGTCTGCCTGATCGCCGTACCGACCTTTCTGGGGCTTTTGCGCGCCTTCGGCTGGTACGCCATTGTGGAAGAGGGCACATGCCACGTGTACGTGCTGTTCGGCAATGTCGTCGGCGTTCTGCGCGAGCCGGGTCTCTATTTCCTGCCGATCAATCTGGGTCTTGCCGCGTTCCTTGTGAACTGGCTCGGACGGCGCTATGTCATTGATATGCGGCTCGACCAGAAATACCTGCGCAGCCAGCCGGTGAACTCTGAAGAAGGAGCGCCGATGGGGGTGGGTATCTGGTATGAGTACAAGATCAACGACCCCATTGCCTACCTGTTCAAGAACGCCGACCCTGATGGTTCACTGGCGGCGAACGTGAGTAATGCCGTGGTGCGCACGCTCAGCAACCTGCCGCTTGCTGAGATGCTGGAAAATCGCCACGCGATGAGCCGCACTGTGCGCGATGAGGTCTCGCCGAAATCAGCGGAGTGGGGCTACCAGTTGGGTTCAGTGTACATCCGCAAAGTCCACTTCCGCGACATCGGCATGATTCAACAGATCGAAGAGAAAGTCGTCAACCGGCTGCGTCAGGTGACTGCGGCTATCAAGCAGGATGGCGCTAACCAGGTCAATATCATCACCAGCACCGCCGAACGCCAGGCAGCCATTGAGTTCGCCAAGGCGCAGGCGATCCGTCCGCAGATCGTCGGAACGGCCCTCAACCAGATCGCAGCCGATCCAGATGTAGCCTCGGCGCTGTTCGAAATCCTCGAATTGCAAAATATCACCGAAGGGCGTGCGTCCGTCACGCTGATCCCGCCAGCGCGACCGCTGCTCCAGCAGATGATGGCAGCAACGCCCGCCGGAAACAGTCAGCCAGGTCGGCAGATACGATGA
- a CDS encoding SPFH domain-containing protein, producing the protein MSVLAGIIFGFIVWFLMRYLVAGIYTVDQNERAVKTIFGRAERLTDATLDDPYTEYLRPEERERYRYPQVVVIPPGGPYFKWPWERIYKVSVATQTVNMALDLENPMANQGGTKLEAVTKDQLNIALEGQIRYRVYERNLYAYLWGVKNPIVHVMGYFISILRERIANFEAPQRAMTMDTAPMNGNVVASVSINDLRKNLRDLNELMDRECLSAAARYGIQFDASLITSIDAPPEVESALAAVNTAHNQVSSDISRAQAEADQKIVQSKRAVEIETLKAQAEVEPLMALARQLSDLKRIGGPEALRAYLRNVRLKLYNQAERVILEEQI; encoded by the coding sequence ATGTCAGTTCTGGCAGGAATCATCTTCGGGTTCATCGTGTGGTTTCTGATGCGTTACCTCGTTGCCGGAATCTACACCGTCGATCAGAACGAGCGCGCAGTGAAGACGATCTTCGGACGCGCCGAACGCCTGACCGACGCCACGCTTGATGACCCCTACACCGAGTACCTCCGACCGGAAGAGCGTGAGCGGTATCGCTATCCCCAAGTCGTCGTCATTCCTCCAGGCGGACCGTACTTCAAGTGGCCCTGGGAGCGCATTTACAAAGTCTCGGTTGCGACCCAGACCGTGAACATGGCGCTTGACCTGGAAAATCCGATGGCGAACCAGGGCGGCACCAAACTCGAAGCCGTCACCAAGGACCAGCTCAACATTGCGCTGGAGGGGCAGATCCGCTACCGCGTGTACGAACGGAACCTGTACGCCTATCTGTGGGGTGTCAAGAATCCGATCGTTCATGTCATGGGCTACTTCATTTCTATTCTGCGTGAACGGATCGCCAACTTCGAGGCGCCGCAACGCGCAATGACGATGGACACAGCGCCTATGAACGGCAATGTCGTGGCCAGCGTATCGATCAACGACCTGCGCAAAAACCTGCGCGATCTGAACGAACTGATGGACCGCGAGTGCCTTTCGGCGGCGGCGCGCTACGGCATTCAGTTCGACGCCTCACTGATCACCAGCATCGACGCGCCGCCAGAAGTCGAGTCGGCACTGGCCGCCGTCAACACTGCGCACAATCAGGTTTCGTCGGACATCAGCCGGGCGCAAGCGGAAGCGGATCAGAAGATCGTGCAATCGAAGCGCGCCGTTGAGATCGAAACCCTGAAGGCGCAGGCGGAAGTCGAGCCGCTCATGGCGCTCGCCAGGCAGTTGAGCGATCTAAAGCGCATTGGCGGTCCTGAAGCATTGCGGGCATACCTGCGGAACGTTCGTCTGAAGTTGTACAACCAGGCTGAGCGCGTAATTCTGGAGGAACAGATATGA
- a CDS encoding Uma2 family endonuclease, protein MSVATTETPRAIVYPESDGQPMADNTLQFRWIVMLQGNLAALFADRPDVFVAGDLLWYPVEGRPDIRRAPDVLVAIGRPKGDRGAYLQWEEGNQPPQAVFEVLSPGNTLREMARKFEFYNRYGVQEYYLIDPERGDVSGWVRQDGVLTVIDDIDGWVSPLLGVRFTVRDGAIQLFYPDGRPFLTFEELAQARAAEARARAEAEARARAAEERAHQEAEARAAAEERAQREAAARAAAEERAARLAERLRALGIDPNGAA, encoded by the coding sequence ATGAGTGTGGCAACGACCGAAACACCGCGCGCCATCGTGTATCCCGAAAGTGATGGTCAGCCGATGGCCGACAATACGCTCCAGTTTCGCTGGATTGTCATGCTCCAGGGCAACCTGGCGGCGCTGTTCGCCGACCGTCCCGATGTCTTCGTGGCTGGCGATCTCCTCTGGTACCCCGTCGAAGGGCGGCCCGACATCCGCCGCGCTCCCGACGTGCTGGTCGCCATCGGACGCCCCAAGGGCGACCGCGGCGCCTATTTGCAGTGGGAAGAGGGGAATCAGCCGCCCCAGGCGGTGTTCGAGGTCCTCTCGCCCGGCAATACGCTGCGCGAAATGGCGCGCAAGTTCGAGTTCTACAACCGCTACGGCGTGCAGGAGTATTACCTGATCGACCCCGAACGCGGCGATGTGAGCGGCTGGGTGCGGCAGGACGGCGTCTTGACGGTCATCGACGACATCGACGGCTGGGTCAGCCCGCTGCTGGGGGTGCGCTTCACCGTGCGGGATGGCGCCATCCAGTTGTTCTACCCGGACGGACGACCGTTTCTGACCTTTGAGGAACTGGCGCAGGCGCGCGCTGCCGAAGCGCGCGCGCGAGCAGAAGCGGAAGCGCGTGCGCGCGCCGCCGAGGAGCGCGCGCACCAGGAAGCCGAGGCGCGCGCCGCCGCCGAGGAGCGCGCACAACGGGAAGCCGCTGCGCGCGCCGCCGCCGAGGAGCGCGCCGCGCGGCTGGCGGAGCGGCTGCGCGCGCTCGGAATTGACCCGAACGGTGCGGCTTAG
- a CDS encoding Uma2 family endonuclease, giving the protein MSATTMEHTRAIVYPESDGQPMADNTLQFRWIVMLQGNLAALFADRPDVFVAGDLLWYPVEGRPDIRRAPDVLVAIGRPKGDRGAYLQWEEGNQPPQAVFEVLSPGNTLREMARKFEFYNRYGVQEYYLIDPERGDVSGWVRQDGVLTVIDDIDGWVSPLLGVRFAVRDGAIRLFYPDGRPFLTFEELAQARAAEARARAEAEARARAAEERAQREAEARAAAEERAARLAERLRALGIDPNGAA; this is encoded by the coding sequence ATGAGCGCAACAACGATGGAGCACACGCGCGCCATCGTGTATCCTGAAAGCGATGGTCAGCCGATGGCCGACAATACGCTCCAGTTTCGCTGGATTGTCATGCTCCAGGGCAACCTGGCGGCGCTGTTCGCCGACCGTCCCGATGTCTTCGTGGCTGGCGATCTCCTCTGGTACCCCGTCGAAGGGCGACCCGACATCCGCCGCGCTCCCGACGTGCTGGTCGCCATCGGACGCCCCAAGGGCGACCGCGGCGCCTATTTGCAGTGGGAAGAGGGGAATCAGCCGCCCCAGGCGGTGTTCGAGGTCCTCTCGCCCGGCAATACGCTGCGCGAAATGGCGCGCAAGTTCGAGTTCTACAACCGCTACGGCGTGCAGGAGTATTACCTGATCGACCCCGAACGCGGCGATGTGAGCGGCTGGGTGCGGCAGGACGGCGTCTTGACGGTCATCGACGACATCGACGGCTGGGTCAGCCCGCTGCTGGGGGTGCGCTTCGCCGTGCGGGATGGCGCCATCCGGTTGTTCTACCCGGACGGACGACCGTTTCTGACCTTTGAGGAACTGGCGCAGGCGCGCGCCGCCGAAGCACGCGCGCGAGCAGAAGCGGAAGCGCGTGCGCGCGCAGCCGAGGAGCGTGCGCAACGGGAAGCCGAGGCGCGCGCCGCCGCCGAGGAGCGCGCCGCGCGGCTGGCGGAGCGGCTGCGCGCGCTCGGAATTGACCCGAACGGTGCGGCTTAG
- a CDS encoding Uma2 family endonuclease, with the protein MSATTMEQTRAIVYPESDGQPMADNTLQFRWIVMLQGNLAALFADRPDVFVAGDLLWYPVEGRPDIRRAPDVLVAIGRPKGDRGAYLQWEEGNQPPQAVFEVLSPGNTLREMARKFEFYNRYGVQEYYLIDPERGDVSGWVRQDGVLTVIDDIDGWVSPLLGVRFAVRDGAIRLFYPDGRPFLTFEELAQARAAAEERAHQEAEARAAEARARAEAEARARAAEERAQREAKARAAAEERAARLAERLRALGIDPNGAA; encoded by the coding sequence ATGAGCGCGACAACGATGGAGCAGACGCGCGCCATCGTGTATCCTGAAAGCGATGGTCAGCCGATGGCCGACAATACGCTCCAGTTTCGCTGGATTGTCATGCTCCAGGGCAACCTGGCGGCGCTGTTCGCCGACCGTCCCGATGTCTTCGTGGCTGGCGATCTCCTCTGGTACCCCGTCGAAGGGCGGCCCGACATCCGCCGCGCTCCCGACGTGCTGGTCGCCATCGGACGCCCCAAGGGCGACCGCGGCGCCTATTTGCAGTGGGAAGAGGGGAATCAGCCGCCCCAGGCGGTGTTCGAGGTCCTCTCGCCCGGCAATACGCTGCGCGAAATGGCGCGCAAGTTCGAGTTCTACAACCGCTACGGCGTGCAGGAGTATTACCTGATCGACCCCGAACGCGGCGATGTGAGCGGCTGGGTGCGGCAGGACGGCGTCTTGACGGTCATCGACGACATCGACGGCTGGGTCAGCCCGCTGCTGGGGGTGCGCTTCGCCGTGCGGGATGGCGCCATCCGGTTGTTCTACCCGGACGGACGACCGTTTCTGACTTTTGAGGAACTGGCGCAGGCGCGCGCCGCCGCCGAGGAGCGTGCGCACCAGGAAGCCGAGGCGCGCGCAGCCGAAGCGCGCGCGCGAGCAGAAGCGGAAGCGCGTGCGCGCGCCGCCGAGGAACGCGCGCAACGGGAAGCCAAGGCGCGCGCCGCCGCTGAGGAGCGCGCCGCACGGCTGGCGGAGCGGCTGCGCGCGCTCGGAATTGACCCGAACGGTGCGGCTTAG
- a CDS encoding Uma2 family endonuclease → MSATTMEQTRAIVYPESDGQPMADNTLQFRWIVMLQGNLAALFADRPDVFVAGDLLWYPVEGRPDIRRAPDVLVAIGRPKGDRGAYLQWEEGNQPPQAVFEVLSPGNTLREMARKFEFYNRYGVQEYYLIDPERGDVSGWVRQDGALTVIDDIDGWVSPLLGVRFAVRDGAIQLFYPDGRPFLTFEELAQARAAAEERAHQEAEARAAEARARAEAEARARAAEERAARLAERLRALGLNPDDIA, encoded by the coding sequence ATGAGCGCGACAACGATGGAGCAGACGCGCGCCATCGTGTATCCCGAAAGTGATGGTCAGCCGATGGCCGACAATACGCTCCAGTTTCGCTGGATTGTCATGCTCCAGGGCAACCTGGCGGCGCTGTTCGCCGACCGTCCCGATGTCTTCGTGGCTGGCGATCTCCTCTGGTACCCCGTCGAAGGGCGGCCCGACATCCGCCGCGCCCCCGACGTGCTGGTCGCCATCGGACGCCCCAAGGGCGACCGCGGCGCCTATTTGCAGTGGGAAGAGGGGAATCAGCCGCCCCAGGCGGTGTTCGAGGTCCTCTCGCCCGGCAATACGCTGCGCGAAATGGCGCGCAAGTTCGAGTTCTACAACCGCTACGGCGTGCAGGAGTATTACCTGATCGACCCCGAACGCGGCGATGTGAGCGGCTGGGTGCGGCAGGACGGCGCCTTGACGGTCATCGACGACATCGACGGCTGGGTCAGCCCGCTGCTGGGGGTGCGCTTCGCCGTGCGGGATGGCGCCATCCAGTTGTTCTACCCGGACGGACGACCGTTTCTGACTTTTGAGGAACTGGCGCAGGCGCGCGCCGCCGCCGAGGAGCGTGCGCACCAGGAAGCCGAGGCGCGCGCAGCCGAAGCGCGCGCGCGAGCAGAAGCGGAAGCGCGTGCGCGCGCCGCCGAGGAGCGCGCCGCGCGGCTGGCGGAGCGGCTGCGCGCGCTGGGGCTGAACCCAGATGATATTGCCTGA
- a CDS encoding ATP-dependent helicase encodes MSLLASLNPKQYTAVTAPPGPILVRAGAGSGKTRVLTLRIAYLIAECGVSPSHILALTFTNKAAREMRQRLRNLPGVSIRGLTAGTFHSVCAALLREHITGRIGRYTSDFTIYAEDEQAQLAALALDAARERPPVLLEPTELLRHISRAKSRLLTPRLAARFARDDLERFVAGCYQRYQRSLEHANALDFDDLILLTHRLLAEHPDVLDTCQARWRHVLIDEYQDTDPAQYALVELLTRPSPANGHVRSLFAVGDGMQAIYGFRNADHTIIARFERDFPEARVIELATNYRSRQPILDAAYAVIRHSRAVQPMALRATKPEPPRGAGHVPPLQIVDAKDARDEAERVTRSIVDLLRRGRRPRDIAILYRSRHMSRTFESALRHVRIPYALRGATGFFERAVVRDTLAYLRVVNNPADNLSFNRIANVPPRGLGAGALATLSAFAAQRGLSLSETLAHPEVLAALSPKAAESARQLAALFVRWRRLVDGGMPPDHVLADVLERIGYQAWLEQRLEPEELADARAHVQELANAAAEHTALNAFLQEVALLTSADDDDDERDRVQLSTIHAAKGLEWPIVFVAGLEEGTLPHEHSLVTPDGVEEERRLCYVALTRAGEQLYLSWAASRVRGKPTKPSRFLNEIEAYGRERAGRNVAS; translated from the coding sequence ATGTCTCTCCTGGCTTCGCTCAACCCCAAACAATACACAGCCGTCACTGCGCCTCCCGGTCCAATCCTGGTGCGCGCCGGAGCCGGCAGCGGCAAAACGCGCGTGTTGACGCTGCGGATCGCATACCTGATTGCGGAGTGTGGTGTGTCCCCATCGCACATTCTGGCGCTCACGTTTACCAATAAGGCGGCGCGTGAAATGCGACAGCGCCTGCGCAATCTGCCCGGCGTATCGATCCGAGGTCTCACTGCTGGCACGTTCCATTCGGTCTGTGCAGCGTTGTTGCGCGAACATATCACCGGTCGCATTGGCAGGTACACATCCGATTTTACGATCTACGCCGAAGATGAGCAGGCGCAACTGGCAGCGTTGGCGCTCGACGCAGCGCGGGAACGTCCGCCGGTCCTCCTCGAACCGACAGAACTGCTCCGTCACATTTCGCGCGCCAAGAGTCGGTTGCTCACCCCGCGCCTGGCAGCGCGCTTCGCCCGTGATGACCTGGAGCGTTTCGTCGCTGGATGTTACCAGCGTTATCAGCGCAGCCTGGAACACGCCAACGCGCTTGATTTCGATGATCTGATTCTGCTGACCCACCGGTTGCTCGCCGAACATCCCGATGTGTTGGACACCTGCCAGGCGCGCTGGCGGCATGTTCTGATCGACGAGTATCAGGACACCGATCCGGCGCAGTACGCGCTGGTCGAGTTACTGACGCGCCCATCACCCGCCAATGGACATGTGCGCTCGCTCTTCGCCGTTGGTGATGGGATGCAGGCGATCTACGGCTTCCGCAACGCCGACCATACGATCATTGCGCGATTCGAGCGCGATTTTCCCGAAGCGCGAGTGATCGAACTGGCGACAAACTATCGCAGCCGCCAACCGATCCTCGATGCCGCCTATGCGGTCATCCGTCATAGTCGTGCAGTTCAGCCCATGGCGCTGCGCGCAACGAAACCGGAGCCGCCGCGCGGCGCCGGGCATGTTCCGCCGCTCCAGATTGTGGACGCCAAAGATGCGCGCGATGAAGCCGAACGTGTGACGCGCAGCATCGTCGATCTCCTGCGACGTGGGCGTCGTCCACGCGACATAGCGATCCTCTACCGTTCACGCCATATGAGCCGCACATTTGAATCAGCGCTGCGTCATGTACGCATCCCATATGCGTTGCGTGGCGCAACCGGGTTCTTCGAGCGCGCCGTGGTGCGTGATACGCTGGCATACCTGCGTGTTGTCAACAATCCCGCCGACAATCTGAGCTTCAACCGGATTGCCAATGTGCCGCCGCGTGGACTGGGCGCCGGCGCGCTGGCGACGCTTTCCGCCTTTGCCGCGCAGCGAGGATTATCTCTCTCCGAAACACTGGCACATCCCGAGGTCCTTGCGGCGCTGTCGCCAAAAGCCGCAGAGAGCGCGCGACAACTGGCGGCGCTGTTCGTCCGCTGGCGGCGGCTTGTAGACGGCGGCATGCCCCCTGATCATGTGCTGGCTGATGTGCTCGAACGTATCGGCTACCAGGCGTGGCTCGAGCAACGCCTGGAACCGGAGGAACTGGCAGATGCGCGCGCTCATGTGCAGGAACTGGCGAATGCCGCTGCCGAGCATACTGCGCTCAATGCCTTCCTGCAAGAAGTGGCGTTACTGACCAGCGCCGATGATGACGATGATGAACGTGATCGGGTGCAGTTGTCCACCATCCACGCAGCCAAAGGTCTGGAGTGGCCCATCGTATTCGTTGCGGGTCTGGAGGAAGGGACGCTGCCGCACGAACACAGCCTGGTGACGCCGGATGGCGTGGAGGAAGAACGTCGCCTCTGCTACGTTGCGCTGACCCGTGCCGGCGAGCAACTGTACCTTTCCTGGGCGGCAAGCCGGGTGCGCGGAAAACCGACGAAACCATCACGATTCCTCAACGAAATCGAGGCATATGGGCGCGAGCGGGCGGGGAGAAACGTCGCATCATAA
- a CDS encoding alpha/beta fold hydrolase, with translation MPEIRVNGATISYEEHGTGPETIVFAHGLLWSGRMFDHQVNALKDRYRCITFDFRGQGQSEVTDSGYDMDTLTNDAAALIEALHAAPCHFVGLSMGGFVGMRLAIRRPDLIRSLILLETSADPEPRENVGRYRLLNFIARWLGLRLVADQVMPIMFGKTFLTDPNRAQERAMWRKRMTANHRIGISRAVRGVIERQGVYEQIDRITAPTLIIVGDQDVATPPDKARRIFERIPHSSLIVIPGAGHTSTVEAPETVNTLLRRFLDAHADNGSQR, from the coding sequence ATGCCTGAGATACGGGTAAACGGAGCGACCATTTCCTACGAGGAACACGGAACCGGTCCTGAAACAATTGTGTTTGCACACGGTTTGCTGTGGAGCGGACGCATGTTCGATCATCAGGTCAACGCGCTCAAGGATCGGTATCGGTGCATTACCTTCGACTTTCGCGGGCAGGGGCAAAGCGAAGTGACCGACTCAGGATACGACATGGACACCCTTACGAACGATGCAGCGGCGCTGATCGAAGCGCTGCACGCCGCTCCCTGTCACTTCGTCGGTCTCTCGATGGGTGGGTTTGTCGGCATGCGACTGGCGATCCGCCGTCCTGATCTGATCCGATCACTCATTCTGCTGGAAACCTCAGCCGACCCGGAACCACGCGAGAATGTGGGGCGGTACCGCCTGCTCAATTTCATTGCGCGCTGGTTGGGGTTGCGATTGGTTGCCGATCAGGTGATGCCGATCATGTTCGGCAAAACGTTTCTGACCGATCCAAACCGCGCACAGGAGCGAGCAATGTGGCGCAAACGGATGACCGCCAATCACCGAATCGGCATCTCGCGCGCCGTGCGGGGCGTCATTGAGCGACAGGGGGTGTATGAGCAGATCGACCGGATCACAGCGCCAACGCTCATCATCGTCGGCGATCAGGACGTAGCGACCCCACCCGACAAAGCCCGACGCATATTCGAGCGCATCCCCCACTCGTCTCTGATCGTCATCCCCGGTGCGGGACACACATCCACAGTCGAGGCGCCTGAAACTGTAAACACACTGCTGCGGCGATTCCTCGATGCACACGCGGACAATGGCTCGCAACGCTGA
- a CDS encoding lipoprotein translates to MKVTIMRGIRLLTIVILALFTLAACGGGDISVPPPPNARPFESSGSPKIDQIIASWKNVAIEEMRKDAVKEESLVEEIFLVTDGSLEDVQNHYMALTQNGWWHLKRMPGLQGDVLLDGYEHGTTALVIGAIDASKFGGEGIVVYTLRGTK, encoded by the coding sequence ATGAAGGTTACTATCATGCGCGGTATTCGATTGCTCACAATCGTTATTCTGGCACTCTTTACGCTTGCCGCCTGCGGCGGAGGCGACATCAGCGTGCCGCCGCCGCCGAATGCCCGGCCATTCGAGAGCAGCGGCAGCCCCAAGATCGATCAGATCATCGCCTCCTGGAAGAACGTAGCGATTGAAGAAATGCGCAAAGACGCCGTCAAAGAAGAGTCACTGGTCGAAGAGATTTTTCTTGTCACCGATGGTTCGCTGGAGGACGTGCAGAACCACTACATGGCGTTGACCCAGAATGGTTGGTGGCATCTGAAGCGTATGCCCGGTCTTCAGGGTGATGTGTTGCTCGACGGGTACGAGCACGGCACGACGGCGCTTGTCATCGGCGCGATCGATGCGTCGAAGTTCGGCGGTGAGGGCATTGTCGTCTACACGCTGCGAGGAACGAAGTGA
- a CDS encoding serine/threonine-protein kinase: MTPATIGRCQVLGEIGRGGMATVYRAYDREADREVVIKVLPRELLHDPTFRARFQREIKAVTALEHPAIVPLYDSGEDAGQPFMVMRLMTGGSLADRLRHGPLTLAQAARIISHLATALDAAHVAGSIHRDIKPDNVLFDHTDQPYLADFGIVSVMQTATILTRSGVIGTPEYMAPELTRPGGLSPLMDVYALGAMLFEMLSGRPPYHADTPIGALIAHVTEPIPDVRMLQPALPADIQRVLEQALAKDPQERYQSAGALAGDLAAVAANTSLPTLKVAVSVAQVTVTL; the protein is encoded by the coding sequence ATGACCCCAGCCACGATAGGACGCTGTCAGGTCCTTGGCGAAATCGGGCGTGGCGGTATGGCGACGGTGTACCGCGCCTACGACCGCGAAGCCGACCGCGAAGTGGTGATCAAAGTCCTGCCGCGCGAACTGCTGCACGACCCCACTTTCCGCGCCCGCTTCCAGCGCGAGATCAAAGCAGTCACCGCGCTGGAGCACCCCGCGATTGTGCCGCTCTATGACTCCGGTGAGGATGCCGGGCAGCCGTTTATGGTCATGCGCCTGATGACCGGCGGCTCGCTGGCGGATCGGCTCAGACACGGACCGCTGACCCTCGCACAGGCGGCACGGATTATCAGCCATCTGGCAACCGCCCTCGACGCAGCGCACGTCGCCGGATCGATCCACCGCGACATCAAGCCCGACAACGTGCTCTTTGACCACACTGACCAGCCGTATCTCGCCGATTTCGGCATCGTCAGCGTGATGCAGACCGCCACCATCCTAACGCGCAGCGGCGTGATCGGCACGCCGGAGTACATGGCACCGGAACTGACCCGGCCCGGCGGGCTCTCGCCGCTGATGGACGTGTATGCACTGGGGGCGATGCTGTTCGAGATGCTGAGCGGGCGACCGCCATACCACGCCGATACGCCGATTGGCGCGCTGATTGCGCACGTGACCGAGCCGATCCCGGATGTGCGGATGCTGCAACCCGCGTTGCCTGCTGACATCCAGCGCGTCCTCGAGCAGGCGCTGGCGAAGGACCCGCAGGAACGCTACCAGTCGGCAGGCGCGCTGGCGGGTGACCTGGCGGCCGTCGCGGCGAATACGTCCCTGCCGACGCTCAAGGTAGCGGTGTCCGTTGCACAGGTGACCGTCACCCTCTAA
- a CDS encoding NADH-quinone oxidoreductase subunit N, with the protein MTEIVIPPVDWRVATQLSIIFGWASVLLVIALFVPRSRTRIVGYLAMVGAMVAAAVGIPLWGVNAETFSGMLRLDSYSLTLNWLFLAAAAITMVLSLDYLPRQGIERSEYYVLVLFATGGMMLLAQGADLIILFLGLELLSIVLYVLTGFAYPRNASEEAGMKYLLIGAFAGGFVVFGIALLYGATGSMNLRAIGETLAQQTLTLEERIYLLAGAALVVVGFGYKVAMAPFHMWAPDVYEGAPTPIAGLLSVGSKAAGFAALLRFLVEALAGEWQIWAPVLAVLAIATLAVGNIGALTQRNVKRMLAYSSIGHAGYILFGVIAAGAPGGIAGQRGVEGVLLYLIAYTFTNLGAFGVLIALEHRGEAAWDMSDLAGLWSRRPWLAVAMAVCMLSLAGVPPTGGFWGKFYVFTAAWLSGMGWITVIGVIVAAIAAFYYLRIVAQMFMAEPAREVPLPMDRALRAGLALATLGVLILGFLPTPAIDLVQRVVLGG; encoded by the coding sequence ATGACCGAAATCGTGATTCCTCCTGTTGACTGGCGCGTGGCGACGCAACTCAGCATCATCTTTGGCTGGGCGTCGGTGTTGCTGGTCATTGCCTTGTTTGTGCCACGTTCACGTACCCGGATCGTCGGGTATCTGGCGATGGTGGGCGCGATGGTTGCTGCGGCAGTTGGTATTCCGCTGTGGGGCGTCAACGCCGAGACCTTCAGCGGCATGCTGCGGCTAGACTCCTATAGCCTGACGCTGAACTGGTTGTTTCTGGCAGCGGCTGCCATAACCATGGTGCTGTCGCTCGACTATCTGCCACGCCAGGGAATCGAGCGAAGCGAGTATTACGTGCTGGTGCTGTTCGCCACCGGTGGCATGATGTTGCTGGCGCAGGGCGCGGACCTGATCATTCTCTTTCTGGGTCTGGAACTGCTGTCAATTGTGCTGTATGTGCTGACCGGCTTCGCCTATCCGCGCAACGCTTCGGAAGAAGCAGGGATGAAATATCTGCTGATCGGCGCATTCGCGGGCGGGTTCGTCGTGTTTGGCATTGCTCTGCTGTATGGAGCGACCGGCAGCATGAATCTGCGCGCCATTGGTGAGACGCTGGCACAACAGACGTTGACTCTCGAAGAACGCATCTATCTGCTGGCGGGTGCGGCACTGGTCGTCGTTGGTTTTGGCTACAAGGTTGCAATGGCGCCATTCCATATGTGGGCGCCGGATGTCTATGAAGGCGCACCGACGCCGATAGCCGGGCTGCTCTCGGTCGGTAGCAAGGCAGCAGGGTTTGCGGCGCTCCTGCGGTTCCTGGTCGAGGCGCTGGCGGGCGAGTGGCAGATCTGGGCGCCGGTGCTGGCGGTGCTGGCGATTGCAACACTGGCGGTCGGGAATATCGGTGCGCTGACGCAACGCAACGTCAAGCGCATGCTGGCGTATTCGAGCATCGGTCACGCCGGGTACATCCTGTTCGGCGTGATTGCCGCCGGCGCGCCGGGTGGCATTGCCGGGCAACGCGGCGTTGAAGGCGTTCTTCTGTACCTGATTGCATACACCTTTACTAATCTCGGAGCGTTTGGCGTATTGATCGCTCTCGAACATCGCGGCGAAGCAGCCTGGGATATGAGCGATCTGGCAGGGTTGTGGAGTCGGCGTCCCTGGCTGGCGGTCGCCATGGCAGTTTGTATGCTCTCGCTGGCTGGCGTCCCGCCGACCGGTGGTTTCTGGGGGAAGTTCTATGTGTTCACTGCCGCCTGGCTGTCGGGCATGGGCTGGATCACAGTCATTGGGGTCATTGTTGCCGCAATTGCGGCATTCTACTATCTCCGCATTGTGGCGCAGATGTTCATGGCGGAACCGGCGCGCGAGGTGCCCTTGCCTATGGACCGCGCCCTGCGGGCAGGTCTTGCGCTCGCAACGCTCGGTGTGCTGATCCTGGGCTTTCTCCCAACGCCTGCGATTGACCTGGTGCAGCGGGTGGTGTTAGGGGGTTAG